ACCATTCCAACTGCGCCATTCAAACGTGAAGGTGAGGTGCAAAAATATGTGCCTGATCTCATCAAGTCATCGACGACACGTGTGAGTCTTGATCCTCAATTTAAATATTTAGAATCACGTACTTCATTGATGAAAAAAGCGGAAGATAAAAAGCGTGCGGTCTTGGATTTAACTCAGCGTAAAGCTGAATTATTGGAGATTGAACGTAAAACACTTGAAGCTGAAAACTTACGCCGAGCAGCAACAGGTTTAAAACCTTATGCGAATTGGGAAAGTTATCAGGCGGCTATGGATGCATTGATTGAATCTCGAGCGAAAATGAAAGCAAAAGATCGCCCAGCGTTGCCTGAAGATGAAGCCTTTGTTAAAGAGGCAGCAAATGTGCTTTTAGATTATTCAATTCTGAAAACTAACTCAAAATAATCATAGAATTAATTTGAATGATTCAAAAATCAGTCTGTTTATACAGGCTGATTTTTTTTATTTGTTTTATAACCGTAAATAAAAGTTTAATTGCATCTGTTTAAAGTGTTAGCTGTGTTATGTAAGCCTTGAAAGCTGTGATGTATATCTAATTATTGGGCAGATTTGACAAGTATTAAGATTTGCTAAAATTGAAAAGAATCATAATATATAAGTCATATTTTTATTATTTGTGCGCTGTGTTCTTGAAGAGAACTTAATCTATTCATTATCGGTAAAACTTGATTAAAAAGTTATCTGCTTTTTTGCAGATAAGATCTAAGAAAAAGGTAAGGGTGATGTAGAAGATTATGATCTTGACAGTATTTTAAAACAGTATTGTCCCAAAGCAGCTGGGTCTTTTTTATCGTATAAAAAGGCCTCTACGGAACATATTTATGATTCATATCCATTATGATTTCAGTCTAGTTATAGGTTCAATCGTTGTTGCTTTAGTGACCTGCTTTTTTGCAGTTTCTATTGAACAAATGTTGTTCCGAGGCAACCGACCGAAGTATGAAAAACTCATCTTGGTTGCAAGCGGCATCATTCTAGGCTTGTCTATTTGGTGTATGCACTTTGTAGGGATGACTGCCAGTCATATTCCTACAGAATATCATTTTGACGTTGGTCTTACCTTTACTTCCTATATCATTGCTTTTATTGCATCTACATTTGCTGTTTGGCTTACCACACGACCAACACTGCCATTTGCTCGACTTGTACTCGGTGCTGTACTGATGGGACTTGGAATCTCAGGTATGCACTATACGGGCATGATGGGGATGGTCTTAAAGTCACATTCGGTAAGCTATGACCCAGTGATGACCATTTGTTCGGTATTAATCGCAATTAGTGGAGCTGGTTTAACGTTTTGGATGTCCTTTAAAAATAGGAACATCACGCGCCACAATTTCTGGATTAAAGCGGCAATTGCCTTAATGCTCACCATGACCATTGCGGGTATGCATTATACCGGTATGGCAGGCATGACCTTCCACGCGGTCGATGAAAGCCAAATGGCCCATGGCAATATTTCAAATGATTTATTGTTTGCCATTATTTTCGTAAGTTGTTTGATTCTCGTGGCTGCATTTAGTGTTGCTGTGCTTGAACAACGTCTTGAACATCGTAATCGTCAATTGTCTAAAGCCAATAAAGAACTGGCAAACTTAGCGGTACAAGATAACTTAACCAAATTGCCAAATCGCATGTTCCTCACGGAATATGCACATTTCTTATTTGCTGATCATCGTTATAATCAAGACAAAATTGCATTCTTATATATTGATTTAGACCGCTTTAAAGCAGTCAATGACGTCTTTGGTCACCATGTGGGTGATCAACTTTTAATTCAACTGGCAAACCGTATTCATGGTTTACTCGATGACTATTCAAAACTGCTTCGTATTGGTGGTGATGAATTTTTAATGGTCTTAGAAAAAGCCACTGTTGAAAAGGCATCCGATATTGCTGAACATATTTTAGATTTGATTCAAGACAGCTTTCTTATTGCAGGCAAAGCCATCAATATTTCAGGAAGTATTGGGATTGCGATGTATCCTGAACATGGTAACAATGTTCAAGACTTGATGATCAATGCAGATGCTGCAATGCTGACCTCGAAACACCAAGGTCGAAATACCTACTCGGTCTTTAATTTCACTGAGGATCAGCATGAGTCTAAGAGCCAGACCAAACTGATTAATGATCTTTATAAAGCGGTCGAAGAGCAGCAATTTGTACTCTATTATCAACCTAAATTTACTACATCAGATCGACAAATTTGTGGGGTTGAAGCGCTGATTCGTTGGCGTCATCCTGTGATGGGCTTACTTGCGCCGAATATGTTTATTCGAGGTGCAGAGAAAACAGGCCTGATAATTCAGATGGGGTATTGGGCACTTGAACAAGCGTGCAAACAAATTCAAATTTGGGAACGTGAAGGCGATGGTCCATTCCCAATTGCTGTGAATTTATCTGCAGTCCAATTTGAACATAAACATCTGTTTAAAATTTTAGAAGACTTATTTGATAAATATAAAATTCATCCACATCACTTGATGATTGAGATTACTGAATCAACGGCTATGCATCACATTGAATCGAGTGTACGTAACTTAGAACGCTTACGTGATATGGGGATTCAGCTTGCGATTGATGATTTTGGTACGGGGCATTCAAGTTTCCTTTATTTGAAAAATCTCCCTGTTGATGAACTCAAAATTGATAAAGAGTTTATTGAAGATCTAACTTCTGGCTCGAAAGAAGAAATGATTCTGGAAAGTATTATTCACTTGGCAATCAATTTAGGCCTTAAAGTGACAGCAGAAGGCGTTGAAACCCAGTTACAGGCAGATATTTTGACACGACTAGGTTGTCAGCAATTACAAGGTTATTTATTGGGGCGTCCAATGGATATTGAGCAACTTGAATCGCAAATTTTTGTCTCTTAAGTAGCAAAAGCTCGATCAAAAAGCACAGTTTATACTGTGCTTTTTTATTCTAAATTCATGAGTAATTCAGTCATACAGATGCAGCTTAAAAGGCATTCTTGCTGAATGATCTATACATAAACGGTACCAGATTTCTGCTACAATATCGCCAATTTTTCATATTGATCAATTTGATCTTTTGCGCTGTGGTATCTGCAGTAGGTATTTTCCATGAGTTTTAAACAAGAGTTAGCGGCGCAGGTCGCTCAGCGACGCACATTCGCGATTATTTCCCACCCCGATGCGGGTAAAACGACCATGACAGAGAAATTGCTGTTATGGGGTCAAGCTATTCAGGTTGCGGGTATGGTAAAAAGCCGTAAATCTGATCGTGCTGCGACATCGGACTGGATGGAAATGGAAAAAGAACGTGGGATTTCGATTACCACGTCTGTGATGCAGTTCCCGTTCAAAGACAAGATGATCAACTTACTCGATACCCCGGGGCATGAAGACTTCTCTGAAGATACTTATCGTACTTTGACTGCGGTTGACTCAGCACTTATGGTGATTGATGGTGCAAAAGGTGTCGAAGAACGTACCATTAAATTGATGGAAGTGTGTCGTATGCGCGATACACCCATCATTTCTTTCGTCAACAAAATGGACCGTGAAATCCGTGAGCCTTTAGAGCTTTTGGATGAAATTGAAAACGTTTTAAAAATTAAATGTGTTCCTATTACATGGCCGCTCGGTACAGGTCGTGACTTTGCGGGTGTATATAACTTACTCGAAGAAAAATTCTACGTCTATAAAGCAGGTTTTGGTTCAGTCATCACTGATATTGAAGTACGTGATGGTTATGACCATGCAGACCTTCGTGAAAAGGTAGGTGATTTGGCTTGGGCTGCCTTTGAAGAATCTCTTGAATTGGTACAAATGGCAAATGAGCCATTAGATCCTGCTGAATTCCTTGCGGGTCGTCAAACACCAGTGCTGTTTGGTACGGCTTTGGGTAACTTTGGTGTCGATCATGTTCTAGATGCATTTAGCCAATATGCACCTGCACCTAAAGCACATCCGACACATGACCGTAAGGTTGAATCGACAGAAGAAGGCTTTACTGGCTTCGTATTTAAAATTCAAGCCAATATGGATCCGAAACACCGTGACCGTATTGCGTTCATGCGAATCTGTTCAGGTAAGTACGAAAAAGGTTTGAAAATGAAACATGTACGTCTAGGTAAAGACGTGCGTATTTCAGATGCTTTGACTTTCTTGGCAGGTGACCGTCAACACCTTGAAGAAGCATGGCCAGGTGACATTATCGGTTTGCATAACCACGGTACGATTCAAATTGGTGATACGTTTACTTCAGGTGAAGATCTCCACTTCACGGGTATTCCACACTTTGCGCCAGAAATGTTCCGCCGTGTGCGTCTGAAAGATCCACTAAAATCTAAACAGTTGCAAAAAGGTCTGAAAGAACTTTCAGAAGAAGGAGCAACTCAGGTATTCATGCCACAACACAATAATGATTTGATTGTGGGTGCTGTTGGTGTGCTTCAGTTTGAAGTCGTTGCGTACCGTTTGAAAGAAGAATACAAAGTTGACTGTGTGTACGAGCCAGTGAACATCAATACCGTACGTTGGGTGTCATGTGATGACGAGAAGAAATTCAATGAATTTAAGAAAAAAGCGCATGATCAGTTGTCTGTCGATGGTGGTGGTCATTTGACTTATCTTGCACCAAGCCGTGTCAATTTACAGCTTATGCAAGAACGTTACCCTGATATTGTATTCCGTAATACACGTGAACATTAATTCTTGAGTTTTCAATCAAACAGCTTCTTCGGAAGCTGTTTTGTTTTATGCTACATTCAGATTGGATTTTAAAAGTAACGGCTATCATGAAAAAATATTATAGGGATATTTGGGTTTATTCAGTTTTAAGTCTTAGCCTAGGACTTATTGCCTGTGATTCGAACAAAAATGATGTGAAAGATCAGCCACAACCTCAACAAAAACAAGAAACGCCAAAAATCGCTGAAGCTGAAAAAGCCGATGTCTTACCGTATTTAAATATTCAAGAGCAGCCTGCAAAAATAGCTTTACCATTTTGCGAACGTAAAAATTGTATTGATGTCGATATTCAAACATTAGCTACAGTTGACCCATGGATCAATCAGTGGATTGCCAAGCATCAGTCGAAAGTGATTCAAGATCAGATTGATATGAAGCAAGATTTAACCCTGCAACAAGCAGTAAATGCCTATGTAAAAAAGTCTGATCAATGGCAAGAACAATTATTGAAGTTAAATAAAGCCTATCAACTTGAACTGTATACCCGCATTCCGTATCAACGAAATGACTATGTATTGATGCAAATTGGGATCAACTCAGATCAAGAAGGGGTCAAAGTCAAAGACCGCTATTATTTCTTTGTATCAGATCGCCGTCAGCAAAAAACGTTAAGCTTGCTGGATGTGATTCAACCGAAACAGCAGAGCAAAATGGATGAGATAGTGCAGCAAGCTTATCAAAAGTGGTTGAAGGATAGTGATGCTGCAGTGAGCTTAAAAGCACCAAAGAAAATCCATTGGGGACAAGCAGATTGGTTTTTTGATCAGCAAGGGATTGGTGTGCATTATCATGGCGATAAGATCGTTGCAAATGCCAAACAATTGGATATTTTCTTAAGTAAAGAACAAACACAACAGGTGTTGAAAGCTGAAATTTATCAGCATATGTTTTAAGTCTTGAGACACAAATGATTTTGTCAGACATGACAACAAGAAGGTTAATGAATGCAACATTATAAAAAACTATTTGGTTTATCCGTATTGGCATCAGCTTTAATGCTGAGTGCTTGCCAGCCGAAAAAAACTGAACCCGAGCAATCAGCTGCATCTGAAGTACAAGCAGAAGTCGAACAGTTGAAACTGACTGGTAATAATCAAAAGTTAAAATTGGTTTTAACCGATTGTGATGGGAAAAATTGTCCAGAGATTAATATTGAGCGTTTAAACAGTAATCAAGCGTTTATTGATCAATTCATAGATGAAAAGATTGTCTTGATTATGCAGACCATTTTATCTCCTGATGCGCTTGCGCAAGTTCAAGTGGAGAAAAAGTCTGATCAGGAAGCGAGTAGCGCTTCTGAGGCAACTCTTGCTGCCGTAGAAACACCAAAACAAAAATTAGAACAACAAGTTCAGCCCTATATCGAAAGTTTACTGAAATTAGATCAGGAGCTTAAACAACTCAGTGCCAATCATAGTATTAGTGTGATGATTAGCCCAAAAATCCTAAATGCAGATCAACCGCTGGCAACCGTTGTTATGAATAGTAGTCAGTATTTGGGTGGGGCACATGGCTCTTCAGCACAAAGCTATTACAATTTTGATTTAGAAACTAAAAAACTGGTTCAGTTGGATGATATTTTGGCTGCAAAACAGAAAGCTAATTTACAAGCCAAAGCGTATGAAGCATTTAAAAATTGGGTCATTGACTCAAAGCTTGCAACGGATGTAGCTGAATATGAACAAGCATGGAAATTCAGCCTAACGGATAATTTTTATCTTTCCAAACAAGGTTTAGTCTTACAATATGCTGAATATGAAATTGGTCCTTATGTTGTAGGCTTACCACGTTTGGTGATTCCTTATGATCAGCTTCAAGGAATATTAAAACCGCAATATTTGCCACAAGAAGCTCAAGCTGCATCTGAAACCAAGCCAGCATCTACAAAATAATGTCGATCAAACTGTTTGATACTCATACTCATTTTGATGTTCCCGATTTTGATCACGATCGGGAACAACTCGCATTTGCTGCCAAGCAAGTTGGCGTGGAGGCTTTGGTACTGATTGGTTTTCTAGAGAGCCGCTTTAAAGATTTGCTCAAGACACATGAATTTTTAAATCAGTTGAATGAGGCGCCACGAAGTTTTTTAGCTCCAGGCTTGCATCCATTTTATATTGAGCAACATCAAACCTCACATTTGGATACGTTGGAAACATTTCTACAAAGTTATCCTTGTATTGCCATTGGTGAAATCGGTTTAGACACCTTTTTAAAGCAGCATAAACAACCTGAATTATTACAAAAACAAAAAGACTTCTTTGCGGCTCAAATAGAGATGGCAAAGCAATTTGATAAACCCATTTTGCTGCATATTCGTAAGTCGCATGCCGATGTACTGAAAATGCTCAAAGCACATAAATTTGAAAATGGCGGTATCGCACATGCATTTGGTGGAGGTGTAGAAGAAGCCAAAGCCTTTATTAAACTGGGTTTTAAAATTGGGATTACAGGTCAAATCACCAATCCGAATGCGCGGAAGCTTCATCAAGTGGTGGAAGCGGTCGGCGCTGAACATTTGGTGATTGAGACTGATTGTCCAGATATGACACCACTTTGTTGTCAATCATCAACAGAACATCGGACGCGTAATACGCCTGTGAATTTGCCCTATGTTTTAGATGCATTAGCAGTGCAATTAAAGTGTGATAGAGCACTTCTAGCCGAGCGGCTATGGACAAATACATTGGATGCTCTAAGGCTGCAAGAATTCAGACGCTAACTGGTGTTCTACTATGTGCGTGTCCATTCATCAAGCCCGAAAAAAAGATGCATTATGCAATTTCTAAAATGCGCTAGACTTGGCATCATGCACATATACTATTTTAAGTGAGATTCACATGGCACAAGGACTTTTGGCGGGTAAGCGCTTTTTAATCGCGGGTATTGCAAGTAAATTGTCGATTGCTTTCGGTATTGCTCAAGCTTTACATCGTGAAGGTGCAGAACTGGCTTTTACTTATCCAAATGAGAAACTAAAAAAACGTGTTGATGATTTTGCAGCACAATTTGGTTCTGAACTCGTGTTTCCATGTGACGTTGCTGTTGATGCAGAAATTGAACAAGCCTTTACTGAACTAGCTCAGCATTGGGATGGTTTGGATGGTGTTGTGCATTCAATTGGTTTTGCACCTGCACATACCCTAGATGGTGATTTCACCGCTGTGACTGATCGTGAAGGTTTTAAAATTGCCCATGACATCAGTGCTTATAGTTTTATTGCAATGGCACGTGCGGCAAAACCATTATTGGCGGTACGCCAAGGCTGTTTACTGACGTTGACTTATCAAGGTTCAGAACGTGTTATGCCGAACTACAACGTGATGGGTTTGGCTAAAGCATCATTGGAAGCGGGTGTCCGTTACTTAGCATCGAGTTTGGGTGCTGAAGGTATTCGCGTAAATGCAATCTCAGCGGGTCCAATTCGCACGTTGGCGGCATCAGGTATTAAATCATTCCGTAAAATGCTCGACCTTAATGAAAAAGTTGCACCACTTAAACGTAATGTAACGATTGAAGATGTGGGTAATGCAGCATTATTCCTATGCTCACCTTGGGCAAATGGCATTACAGGTGAAATTCTATATGTTGATGCCGGTTATAACACTGTCGGCATGAGCGCTGAATTGATGTTGGATGCTGAGTAAGAAAAAAGCTCCCTCCTTTGGTAAAGGAGGGCTGGGGAGGATTAGTTTAAATCCCTCCTAACCTCCCTTTCACAAAGGGAGGAACTTATGGCATATAAAAAAAGACCGCAATAGCGGTCTTTTTTTATAAGAACATCAAAGCGATTAAGCTTGACCTTCCGCTGCAGCCGCTTGTGCACGTTGCATGTTTGCTTCAAATTCAGCATCAAAGTTGATTGGAGTAAGAAGCAATTGTGGGAAGCTACCTTTAGTGACCATGTCATTCACCGCTTCACGAAGGAATGGGAACAAAATGTTCGGGCAGTATGCACCAAGGATGTAAGGAAGACGTTCTTCTTCAACGCCATCAATCAGGAAGATACCTGCTTGAGTCACGTCTACGATAAACGCTGTATCACCTTCATTGCTCGCTTGAACAACAACTTTTAAAGCCACTTCAAAATGAGAATCATCAATTTTTTCTGCAGAAGAAGAAAGGTTGATGTTTAACTCAGGTTGCCATTGCTTAGTAAAAACTTGCGCCCCAGGTACTTCAAACGAAATATCTTTAGTATAAATACGCTCTAATGCCAATTGTGGCTGAGCTTGTTGTTCTTCACTCATTCTTTATTCCTTAATATGAGGTGATCAATAAAAAATTATGCCAACAATTGGTCAAGTTTGCCTTCACGCTCTAAAGCATAAAGTTGGTCAAAACCACCAATAAATTGATCATTAATAAAAATTTGTGGCACTGTACGATGATTTGTACGTTGCATTAAATCTAAACGAACTTGTGGGTCTTCGTTCGATAGGTTTACTTCTGTATAAGCCACACCTTTACGCTCGAGGAGCTGTTTTGCACGGATGCAGTAAGGGCATACAGTTGTTGAGTAAATCTTCACTTCAGCCATGTTCAATCTCCAGTCGCTGATTATTTGCTTTTTACCAAAGGTAAACCTTGAGCCTTCCAGTTACTGATCCCACCATCAAGGCGGTATGCATCGGCATGACCAACTTGTTGTAATGCAGAACCTGCAACTTGACCAAGATTGCAAATGAACACCAATGGGCGGTCAGATGCTTTAAGTTCGTCGACATGCTTAGCAATTTGGCTATATGGAATGTTACGGCTACCGCTTACATGACCTTCGCGGAAATCTTTCGCATCACGAAGGTCAATCAACATCGCATTTTTAGCTTTCACTAAAATACCCAGTGATTGCGGAGAAATTTTACGACCGTTACGTTGACCTTCGATTAAGAAGAATAAAACCACGAGTACCGCAAGTGCGCCAAACAAGAAGGGATGATTCCCCATAAACTCGAACCAACGTTCCACAATTCACCTAATTACAATTTTAAAATTTCCAAGAGTATAGCTCATAAATATGGTGATCAAAATCACTGCTTCAAGGGCTAGGGTTTAAGAAAATTAAATTTTTTGCTGTGCTTCAGTAATTTCATCAATTAAACGTAAATAACTGTCCAAACGACGCTGTAAAATTTCACCATTTTGTGCAGCTAAACGTAGTGCACATTGTTTTTCATGTTTATGTGTACAGTTACGGAATTGGCAGTGTCCCAAAAGATTTTCAATTTCAGGGAAACCAGTTTGTACTTTATCTAAGGTTAAATGCCATAAACCAAATTCACGAATTCCGGGTGAGTCAATCAGCGCTGCATCTTCACCAAAGCCAATTAATCGAGTAGATGTCGTGGTGTGCTGACCCAGTGCAGAGTTTTCAGAAATTACATTGGTTTTCTGAGCTGCATTTGGAACAATCGCATTAATCAAGGTGCTTTTACCTACACCAGATTGACCAACGAAGGCTACGGTTTCATGTTCTAAGCGTTCTGACAAAGCACTTAAATCACCATTGGATTGAGTTTGAATCACTTCGTAGCCCAAATCACGATATTCTTGTAATAAATCAAGAATTGGATCATTTTCTTTGAGTAAGTCAGATTTATTGAGCACTAATAAAGCAGGGATATCGGCATCTGCACATGCCACCAAATAACGGTCAATGAGACCAGGCGCAGGTTCAGGTAAGGGTGCAAATACAATCACAATTAAAGAGACATTAGCTGCCACAGGTTTGACTTTATGATAGCGGTCAGGACGTGTCAGTAAGGATTTACGTGGATGAATGGCGGTAATAATACCAAGTCCAGTATTTGGATCGGCTTGCCATTTCACACGGTCACCTGTGACCAAAAGATCTAAATTGGTCCGGGTATGACAGCGCCAAACACTGCCAAGTTCAATCGGTTTCCAAAAAGGCTCAGGTTCACCTTCAGTCACAACAGGTTTTTCAGGATGAATTTCTGGCGTGGAAAGCGTTTGCACTTCAAGCTGACGACCATAATGTTGAACGACCAAACCTTCTAAATCTTGCGAGGTGTCGATCACTTCTTGACGTGTTTTTTGCTGTTTCTGAATACGACGTTGTTGTTGTTCAGTTAAACGACGTTTACGTATTAAAGCCATTCAAATCCTAAAAAACCATGGGAGCTAGATGGCAAAAATAGCATGAAGCAGGGGGGAATTACAGCATCACATCAATTAATTTGCTACTATAAATGTTTTACAGCCTAATAAGATTGCACATTTATGAGCAGCACACCTGATACCCGCCTAATTTGGATTGACCTTGAAATGACAGGTCTAGATACAGATAACGACCAAATTATTGAAGTTGCAACGATTGTGACGGACGATAACTTGAATATTCTGGCGGAAGGTCCTGTGCTTGCAGTTCATCAATCTGATCGCGTACTTAATGCGATGGACGAATGGAATACGCGTCAACATGGTCAGTCGGGTCTGATTGAACGTGTTCGTCGTAGTAAATTGACTGCGCGTGATGCAGAACTACAAACACTTGAATTTTTGAAGAAATGGGTTAATCCAAAAGCATCACCGATGTGTGGTAACTCGATTTGCCAAGACCGTCGTTTCTTGCACCGTTTAATGCCTGAAATGGAACAATTCTTCCATTACCGTAACTTGGATGTGTCATCGATTAAAGAACTTGCGAAACGCTGGCGTCCAGAAATCATGAGCGGTTTAAAGAAAAATGCATCACACTTAGCGATGGATGATATCCGTGATTCGATTGCTGAATTGAAATATTACCGTGAATATTTCTTTATTATGAATCAGGACTAAGTTCTGAATTTTAAAAGAGAGGCTTAACGCCTCTTTTTTATTGTGTGGAACTTTTAAATGCCCATTTTCAAACCGTTATTTTAGATCTGCTTTTAGCAAGGCAAAAACCGCATGAGTTTGTTAAAATAGCGCCTTGTTTAATGATACCTACACTTGTTATGACCGAACTTCTTCAAGATGATGAATATGACCGCCGTTTTGCTGGTGTTGCCAAAATTTATGGTGAAGACAGTTTTAGTCATTATGAAAAAAGCCATGTCATGGTCATCGGTATTGGCGGTGTAGGGTCATGGGCGGTTGAAGCACTGGCACGTACCGGTGTTGGTGAGCTGACTATGGTGGATATGGATGTCGTTGCGGCATCGAATATCAATCGTCAATTACCCGCAATGTCTACGACTTTAGGACATGAAAAAATTGAAGTTATGGCAGAGCGATGCCGTGCCATCAATCCACGTATTAAAATTAATTTGATTGATGACTATCTGACACCTGAAAATGTTAAAGAGGTATTGGCGGGCAATCCTGATATTATTTTAGATTGCATTGATGATGTAAAAGCCAAATTTGCGTTGATGTTACATTGCCGGTTTAACAAGATCCCATTGATTGTGTCTGGTGGTGCTGGCGGTAAGTTAGATCCATTAAAAATCCGAGTTGCAGATTTATCAAGAACTGAACAAGACCCTATGCTTGCTAAATTGCGTGCACAGCTGCGTAGTAAAGGTATTTGCAAAAAGCCAAAAGAGAAATTTGGGATTACATGTGTATATTCAATTGATAATCCGTTCTCGAGTGCAGATGTATGCCCAAGTGCAGGATTGCGTTGTGGCGGCTATGGGTCGGCCGTGGTAGTGACCTCAAGTTTTGCGATGGTTGCCGTTTCAGAAGTGTTAAAGAAACTCGATGCCAAACGGGCCAAAGTCTAACTTACAAAATTAAAAGCACATTCTATGTGCTTTTTTTTATCGACAGTTTAAAATGAAAATTAATATTCATATAACAAAAACAAGGTTTTGGAGCAGCTATGTGGTTTTTATTGGTGCTAATTTTGGGGATAGCAGCCTTGGCCATTTGGATGTGGAAGCGTCCAGATCCTGTGCAACGAGATCAAGCCAAAGCGGTTCAACATGATTTATGGATTGAGCAAATAGATGCGCAGTACAAGCATGCTTTACGTTTGATTAATGATCCTGCACAGCCCAATTTCTCCCGTGCATTTGAAATATTGGAGCAGCTTGCTCAGCAACATGATCTTCCTCAAGCCTATACTCAAATGGGATTAATGCATCTTAAAGGTCAGGGACGTGAAGTCAGTGTTGAAAGTGCCATTGGGCTACTCGACAAAGCTTTTCGTTTAGGCGGAGAGGATGCTGCATTTCACCTTGGGAAAATTTATGAATCTGAGCAATATCAGCACCACAACATTGAAAAAGCCTTATATTGGTATCGACATGCCGTCGCTCGTGGCAATGTTGAGGCACAGCTCAAAATTACCGAACTGACCCCTAATGATGATAAAAATGTAGCTCTACAAAAGTTTGAATTATTAAAAAAGAATGCAGAGCAGGGGCATGCCAACTCACAGTTTCAATTGGC
This window of the Acinetobacter sp. NCu2D-2 genome carries:
- a CDS encoding bifunctional diguanylate cyclase/phosphodiesterase, translated to MIHIHYDFSLVIGSIVVALVTCFFAVSIEQMLFRGNRPKYEKLILVASGIILGLSIWCMHFVGMTASHIPTEYHFDVGLTFTSYIIAFIASTFAVWLTTRPTLPFARLVLGAVLMGLGISGMHYTGMMGMVLKSHSVSYDPVMTICSVLIAISGAGLTFWMSFKNRNITRHNFWIKAAIALMLTMTIAGMHYTGMAGMTFHAVDESQMAHGNISNDLLFAIIFVSCLILVAAFSVAVLEQRLEHRNRQLSKANKELANLAVQDNLTKLPNRMFLTEYAHFLFADHRYNQDKIAFLYIDLDRFKAVNDVFGHHVGDQLLIQLANRIHGLLDDYSKLLRIGGDEFLMVLEKATVEKASDIAEHILDLIQDSFLIAGKAINISGSIGIAMYPEHGNNVQDLMINADAAMLTSKHQGRNTYSVFNFTEDQHESKSQTKLINDLYKAVEEQQFVLYYQPKFTTSDRQICGVEALIRWRHPVMGLLAPNMFIRGAEKTGLIIQMGYWALEQACKQIQIWEREGDGPFPIAVNLSAVQFEHKHLFKILEDLFDKYKIHPHHLMIEITESTAMHHIESSVRNLERLRDMGIQLAIDDFGTGHSSFLYLKNLPVDELKIDKEFIEDLTSGSKEEMILESIIHLAINLGLKVTAEGVETQLQADILTRLGCQQLQGYLLGRPMDIEQLESQIFVS
- a CDS encoding peptide chain release factor 3, whose amino-acid sequence is MSFKQELAAQVAQRRTFAIISHPDAGKTTMTEKLLLWGQAIQVAGMVKSRKSDRAATSDWMEMEKERGISITTSVMQFPFKDKMINLLDTPGHEDFSEDTYRTLTAVDSALMVIDGAKGVEERTIKLMEVCRMRDTPIISFVNKMDREIREPLELLDEIENVLKIKCVPITWPLGTGRDFAGVYNLLEEKFYVYKAGFGSVITDIEVRDGYDHADLREKVGDLAWAAFEESLELVQMANEPLDPAEFLAGRQTPVLFGTALGNFGVDHVLDAFSQYAPAPKAHPTHDRKVESTEEGFTGFVFKIQANMDPKHRDRIAFMRICSGKYEKGLKMKHVRLGKDVRISDALTFLAGDRQHLEEAWPGDIIGLHNHGTIQIGDTFTSGEDLHFTGIPHFAPEMFRRVRLKDPLKSKQLQKGLKELSEEGATQVFMPQHNNDLIVGAVGVLQFEVVAYRLKEEYKVDCVYEPVNINTVRWVSCDDEKKFNEFKKKAHDQLSVDGGGHLTYLAPSRVNLQLMQERYPDIVFRNTREH
- a CDS encoding RsiV family protein; its protein translation is MQHYKKLFGLSVLASALMLSACQPKKTEPEQSAASEVQAEVEQLKLTGNNQKLKLVLTDCDGKNCPEINIERLNSNQAFIDQFIDEKIVLIMQTILSPDALAQVQVEKKSDQEASSASEATLAAVETPKQKLEQQVQPYIESLLKLDQELKQLSANHSISVMISPKILNADQPLATVVMNSSQYLGGAHGSSAQSYYNFDLETKKLVQLDDILAAKQKANLQAKAYEAFKNWVIDSKLATDVAEYEQAWKFSLTDNFYLSKQGLVLQYAEYEIGPYVVGLPRLVIPYDQLQGILKPQYLPQEAQAASETKPASTK
- a CDS encoding TatD family hydrolase; amino-acid sequence: MSIKLFDTHTHFDVPDFDHDREQLAFAAKQVGVEALVLIGFLESRFKDLLKTHEFLNQLNEAPRSFLAPGLHPFYIEQHQTSHLDTLETFLQSYPCIAIGEIGLDTFLKQHKQPELLQKQKDFFAAQIEMAKQFDKPILLHIRKSHADVLKMLKAHKFENGGIAHAFGGGVEEAKAFIKLGFKIGITGQITNPNARKLHQVVEAVGAEHLVIETDCPDMTPLCCQSSTEHRTRNTPVNLPYVLDALAVQLKCDRALLAERLWTNTLDALRLQEFRR
- a CDS encoding enoyl-ACP reductase FabI, encoding MAQGLLAGKRFLIAGIASKLSIAFGIAQALHREGAELAFTYPNEKLKKRVDDFAAQFGSELVFPCDVAVDAEIEQAFTELAQHWDGLDGVVHSIGFAPAHTLDGDFTAVTDREGFKIAHDISAYSFIAMARAAKPLLAVRQGCLLTLTYQGSERVMPNYNVMGLAKASLEAGVRYLASSLGAEGIRVNAISAGPIRTLAASGIKSFRKMLDLNEKVAPLKRNVTIEDVGNAALFLCSPWANGITGEILYVDAGYNTVGMSAELMLDAE
- the secB gene encoding protein-export chaperone SecB, which encodes MSEEQQAQPQLALERIYTKDISFEVPGAQVFTKQWQPELNINLSSSAEKIDDSHFEVALKVVVQASNEGDTAFIVDVTQAGIFLIDGVEEERLPYILGAYCPNILFPFLREAVNDMVTKGSFPQLLLTPINFDAEFEANMQRAQAAAAEGQA
- the grxC gene encoding glutaredoxin 3 gives rise to the protein MAEVKIYSTTVCPYCIRAKQLLERKGVAYTEVNLSNEDPQVRLDLMQRTNHRTVPQIFINDQFIGGFDQLYALEREGKLDQLLA
- a CDS encoding rhodanese-like domain-containing protein — its product is MERWFEFMGNHPFLFGALAVLVVLFFLIEGQRNGRKISPQSLGILVKAKNAMLIDLRDAKDFREGHVSGSRNIPYSQIAKHVDELKASDRPLVFICNLGQVAGSALQQVGHADAYRLDGGISNWKAQGLPLVKSK